A segment of the Streptomyces sp. XD-27 genome:
GGCCAAGGTCACCATGACCGCGCCGTTCCTGCGCGCCTACACCGAGCTGCTGGTACGCACCTGCCACAAGCGGGGCGCCCACGCGATCGGCGGCATGGCCGCCCACGTCCCCAGCCGCGACGCGCAGGCCAACGAGGCGGCTCTCGCCACGGTGCGCCTGGACAAGGAACGCGAGGCCGAGGACGGCTTCGACGGCTCCTGGGTCGCCCACCCCGGCCTCGTCCCCGTCTGCCGCGACGTCTTCGACCACGTGCTGGGCGACCGGCCCCACCAGCTGACACGCACCCGCGACGACGTGGACGTGACCGCCGCCGACCTGCTCGCCGTCCGCCGTACCAGCGGCCCGCCGACACCGGACGGCATCCGCGCCGACATCGCCGTCGCGCTGCGCTACTTCGACGCCTGGCTGCGCGGCAGCGGCGCCGTCGCCCTCAACGGGCTGATGGAGGACGCCGCGACCGCCGAGATCGCCCGCTGCCAGGTCTGGCAGTGGCTGCGCCACGGCGCCGCCGACCGCGCCACCGTGCTGCGCCTGCTCGACGCCGAGAGCGCGGCCCTGGAGCGGGAACAACCGGACGCACGCGCCGCGGAGGCCCGCGGTATCTTCGAACGCACGGCTCTGGCGAAGGACCTTCCGGCGTTCTTCACCCCCGACGCCTACGCCCGCCACCTCGTCCACCGCCCGGCGGTGCGGCCATGAGCAAGCCCGACCAGGTCATGAGCGCACCCATCCAGCGGGTCGGCGTCGTCGGCGGCGGCCAGATGGGGGCCGGCATCGCGGAGGTCTGCGCCCGCGCCGGGCTCGACACGGTGGTCTGCGAGGCGGACGCCACGGCGGCCCGCGCCGCCCGGGAACGCGTGGCCGCATCCCTCGAACGCGCAGTCCAGCGCGGCAAACTGGACCGCGTCCACGCCGAGGACGCCCTTGCCCGGCTCGTCTTCACCGGCAGTCTCGACGACCTCGCCGACCGGCAGCTCGTCGTCGAGGCCGTCGTGGAGGACCCGGACGTGAAGACCGGGATCTTCGCCGCCCTCGACAAGATCGTCGAGGATCCGGCGGCGGTCCTGGCCACGAACACCTCCGCCATCCCCGTGATGCGCCTCGGCATGGCGACGCGGCGCGCCGACCGCGTGCTGGGCCTGCACTTCTTCAACCCGGCGCCCGTCATGCCGCTGCTGGAGGTCGTCACCTCGCTGCACACGAGCGCCGAAACGGTCCGCACGGCCGAGGACTTCGCCACCGCGACGCTCGGCAAGACCGCGATCCGCTCCCAGGACCGGTCCGGATTCGTCGTCAACGCGCTGCTCATCCCCTACCTCCTCGCGGCGGTCCGGATGGCCGAGTCCGGCTTCGCCACCGCCGCCGACGTGGACGCGGGCATGGAACTGGGCTGCGCCCACCCGATGGGACCGCTGAAGCTGGCCGACCTGATCGGCCTGGACACGGTCGCCGCCATCGCCGAGTCGCTGTACGAGGAGTTCAAAGAGCCCCTCTACGCCCCGCCGCCGCTGCTCCAGCGCATGGTCGAGGCGGGGCTGCTCGGACGGAAGACGGGCCGGGGGTTCCACACGTACGACCGGTGACCGATAGGCTGGCGGACGCAGCTGGTTCGCCCTGTCCGCCAGGCAGGCGCGTCGTAAGAGGGAACCCGGTGGGAATCCGGGACTGCCCCGCAGCGGTGAGTGGGAACGACCGCCGTCATACGCACTGGACCCGACCGGGTCCGGGAAGCGACGGCCAGTAGGTGTCCGCCCTTCACGGGCGGACGTGCCCGCGAGTCCGAAGACCTGCCCGTTGCCCGCGCGCGACCGATCGCGCGCGGAGATCTCGGTGACCTCGAGGGCGGGTCGGCGGTGCCCCGGACGACGTCCGGGGGAGTACAGCAGGCGGACGCACACGCAGATGGTGGTGCGGCCCGCCTCGACTCGCCGTCCCTTCGCGCCCCTCGCCCCGTTCCGGGATCTGTGACGAGAGATGCTCGCGAAGGAGAGTTCTGTGACAGCGAAGTCCGCAGCCGCGGCAGCACGGGCCACCGTGTACGGCTACCCCCGCCAGGGCCCGAACCGGGAACTGAAGAAGGCCATCGAGGGCTACTGGAAGGGCCGCGTCGACGCCGATGCCCT
Coding sequences within it:
- a CDS encoding 3-hydroxybutyryl-CoA dehydrogenase, whose product is MSAPIQRVGVVGGGQMGAGIAEVCARAGLDTVVCEADATAARAARERVAASLERAVQRGKLDRVHAEDALARLVFTGSLDDLADRQLVVEAVVEDPDVKTGIFAALDKIVEDPAAVLATNTSAIPVMRLGMATRRADRVLGLHFFNPAPVMPLLEVVTSLHTSAETVRTAEDFATATLGKTAIRSQDRSGFVVNALLIPYLLAAVRMAESGFATAADVDAGMELGCAHPMGPLKLADLIGLDTVAAIAESLYEEFKEPLYAPPPLLQRMVEAGLLGRKTGRGFHTYDR